The Echinicola rosea genome has a segment encoding these proteins:
- a CDS encoding FecR family protein, which translates to MKREEFLKLVEKHQQGTATKSEVKLIEKFYDSMQHRTSTDEVEGLVSDEKGQQLFQAILGKLPKEKNTSSRPMWHIVKAAAAITLIFVVGITIKHLTDNKGTTVSTAMGEQIEIPLNDGSVVTLSENSSLTYAKQFGRKRNVTLKGQAFFDIQRDIERPFIVHTQTTDVKVLGTSFDVDTKTAGTTTVSVISGKVQVTPINHPKHNVFLTKNQQVTSTSSRLSSVSAFEGQQPIAWTKLIVFSNTNLGEAAKLLENRFGLNIIFESDALKEERITGKFKDETPANIMKSISLLKGFSYEFQNANTITITEK; encoded by the coding sequence TTGAAAAGGGAAGAATTCTTGAAGCTGGTAGAAAAGCACCAGCAAGGTACCGCTACAAAAAGCGAAGTAAAATTAATCGAAAAGTTCTATGATAGCATGCAGCATCGTACCTCCACAGATGAAGTCGAAGGCCTGGTGTCAGACGAAAAAGGACAGCAACTATTTCAAGCCATTTTAGGAAAACTGCCAAAGGAGAAAAACACCTCCTCCAGACCTATGTGGCACATCGTAAAAGCCGCCGCTGCCATAACGCTAATTTTTGTCGTGGGGATCACCATTAAGCACCTAACTGACAACAAAGGCACCACTGTTTCCACAGCAATGGGTGAACAAATCGAAATTCCACTTAATGACGGTAGTGTCGTCACCCTTAGCGAAAACAGTAGCCTGACGTATGCAAAGCAATTTGGGCGGAAAAGGAATGTCACGCTGAAAGGACAAGCCTTCTTTGATATCCAACGTGATATAGAACGGCCTTTTATAGTCCACACCCAAACCACAGATGTCAAGGTATTAGGCACCTCCTTTGACGTGGACACTAAAACGGCTGGAACTACCACCGTCAGTGTAATCAGTGGGAAGGTGCAAGTAACTCCTATAAATCATCCAAAACATAATGTGTTCCTGACCAAAAACCAACAGGTCACCAGTACCTCATCACGGTTGTCGTCAGTTTCCGCTTTCGAAGGCCAACAACCTATCGCTTGGACAAAACTGATTGTATTTAGCAACACGAATCTGGGTGAAGCAGCCAAGCTCCTCGAAAACCGCTTTGGATTGAACATCATATTTGAATCGGACGCATTAAAGGAAGAGCGCATCACCGGAAAATTCAAAGATGAAACGCCTGCTAATATCATGAAAAGTATCAGCCTGCTAAAGGGATTCTCTTATGAATTTCAAAATGCGAACACCATCACTATAACCGAAAAATAA
- a CDS encoding response regulator transcription factor, with amino-acid sequence MNRILIVEDDPDLSRNITAALKAEGIEPVAVYDGLLAAKMLERESFDGVIMDINLPGWNGFELCRNFRKTNQQTPVLMLTAFGELEDKVSGYEAGADDYLTKPFYMKELLMKVQVLLKRGQFLAEGKALDEIVVAGALRLDRKNKEVFYKDVRVDLTPREFQILEALLDANGSPVSKSALVKKIWGTSMDISSSTNTIEVYINFLRNKLDKPFGKQSIRTKVGFGYYYKD; translated from the coding sequence ATGAATAGAATTTTGATAGTCGAAGATGATCCTGACCTCAGTCGAAACATTACCGCGGCCTTAAAAGCTGAAGGAATCGAACCAGTGGCGGTATACGATGGGCTTTTGGCGGCCAAGATGCTGGAAAGGGAGTCCTTTGACGGGGTGATCATGGATATCAATCTTCCGGGCTGGAACGGCTTTGAGCTGTGCAGGAATTTTAGAAAAACCAATCAACAAACCCCTGTATTGATGCTTACGGCTTTTGGTGAGCTGGAAGATAAAGTGTCCGGTTACGAAGCCGGAGCGGATGATTACCTGACCAAGCCGTTTTACATGAAGGAATTGTTGATGAAAGTCCAAGTGCTGTTGAAAAGAGGACAGTTCCTCGCAGAGGGAAAGGCATTGGACGAGATCGTTGTAGCGGGAGCGTTGCGACTTGATCGCAAAAATAAGGAAGTGTTTTACAAGGACGTCAGGGTCGACCTAACACCCCGTGAGTTCCAAATTCTGGAGGCCTTGTTGGATGCAAATGGCAGCCCTGTAAGCAAATCAGCCTTGGTGAAAAAGATCTGGGGGACTTCTATGGATATTTCTTCCTCTACCAATACCATTGAAGTTTACATCAATTTTTTAAGGAATAAACTGGACAAGCCCTTTGGAAAGCAGTCCATAAGAACGAAGGTAGGCTTTGGCTATTATTACAAAGATTAA
- a CDS encoding nucleotidyl transferase AbiEii/AbiGii toxin family protein has product MLSLEEIRPYYPVSLQGYERFMIREYLQYKILEIIFDSSFENKLAFLGGTCLRIVHGNNRFSEDLDFDNFNLSMEDFNAITEIVKNELERLGYEVEMRNVQKGAYHCYIRFPELLYKEGLSNHKEEKILIQLDTEPHDFDYQPEQPLLNKFDVFTQINATPKDLLLAQKFYAVINRKRNKGRDFFDIVFLLGQGETPNYQYLYTKIGVQTPDELRKRILEKCTQLDMKKMAADVSPFLFDQKDEKKVVLFSKYMEQVKLA; this is encoded by the coding sequence ATGCTTAGTTTAGAAGAAATCAGACCGTATTACCCGGTATCATTACAAGGGTATGAAAGGTTCATGATTCGTGAATACCTGCAATATAAAATTCTTGAAATTATTTTCGACAGCTCATTTGAAAATAAACTGGCATTTTTGGGAGGTACGTGCTTGCGCATTGTCCATGGAAATAACCGGTTTTCTGAAGATTTGGACTTCGATAATTTCAACCTTTCCATGGAGGATTTTAATGCCATCACTGAAATTGTTAAGAACGAACTGGAAAGATTGGGATATGAAGTAGAAATGCGTAACGTACAAAAGGGCGCATACCATTGTTATATTCGTTTTCCTGAATTATTGTATAAAGAAGGATTGAGTAATCATAAAGAGGAAAAAATTCTTATTCAACTTGATACAGAACCACATGATTTTGACTACCAACCTGAGCAACCATTGCTTAATAAATTTGATGTCTTTACTCAAATAAATGCAACACCAAAGGATTTACTATTAGCACAGAAATTTTATGCAGTAATCAATCGAAAGAGAAATAAAGGAAGGGATTTTTTTGATATTGTTTTTTTATTGGGGCAAGGAGAAACACCTAATTATCAATACCTATATACTAAAATTGGTGTTCAAACCCCAGATGAACTCCGGAAACGGATACTGGAGAAGTGTACCCAATTGGATATGAAGAAAATGGCAGCTGATGTCAGCCCCTTTTTATTTGACCAGAAGGATGAAAAAAAGGTGGTTTTATTTTCAAAATACATGGAGCAAGTGAAACTGGCATAA
- a CDS encoding sensor histidine kinase, translating into MTIRNKILRYFSISIIPLLGVCLLMVYLVFDGYRQEEFRQRQQEKITSTLAYLSAYTEMDSEMLKSFNRTVIDSMLNEKLLIFDVDKSLVYRSLDDTQIGSVNMILGRLSPNTTEISLKEGDYEVLGMYFESGGKSYYGIYKAYDEFGYTKLYFLRNILLGTFIAISVLLFVMTFLLSKHIAAPIHQVAMAIQQYKIGAKSFRLDMKGGSREVEALINKFNELLDRIDLALMFQKNATHHISHELKTPLAVLVSNFEKMEQMEGDRELKDLLTKQKYTTMGIAEVINVLLEISKKDTGTGLEEKRLRVDELLFDLCEELSVIYPDFMFSIDFESSIESPETLVFSGSESLIRAALSNLLTNCIRYGHSGMANILVAVRQETLSIEFTNKGETLSKKEVKSLFKPYFRGVNSKGILGNGLGLALVKKIMEVYEGDITYSIPEKNTNKFTLHLPLR; encoded by the coding sequence ATGACCATTCGAAACAAAATATTACGTTACTTTTCCATCAGCATCATTCCTCTATTGGGCGTTTGCCTGTTAATGGTTTACCTGGTCTTTGATGGGTATCGGCAAGAGGAATTTCGCCAAAGACAACAAGAAAAAATCACTTCCACGTTGGCGTATTTGTCAGCATACACCGAGATGGACTCCGAAATGCTGAAGAGCTTTAACAGGACGGTGATCGATTCCATGCTGAATGAAAAGTTACTTATTTTTGATGTGGACAAATCGCTTGTTTATAGGTCATTGGATGATACCCAAATCGGATCCGTAAACATGATATTGGGTAGATTGTCTCCAAATACCACTGAAATCAGCCTCAAGGAGGGTGACTATGAAGTGCTCGGGATGTATTTTGAATCAGGAGGTAAATCCTATTATGGGATTTATAAAGCCTATGACGAATTTGGGTATACGAAATTATATTTTTTAAGAAATATCCTCTTAGGTACCTTTATTGCCATTTCCGTCTTGTTGTTTGTCATGACATTCTTGCTTTCCAAGCATATAGCAGCCCCCATCCATCAGGTGGCCATGGCCATTCAACAATATAAAATCGGAGCCAAAAGCTTTAGATTGGACATGAAGGGTGGTTCCAGAGAGGTAGAGGCGCTCATCAATAAGTTCAACGAACTTCTGGACCGCATAGACTTGGCCCTGATGTTCCAGAAAAATGCCACGCATCATATTTCCCATGAACTCAAAACACCACTGGCAGTACTGGTGTCCAATTTCGAGAAAATGGAACAAATGGAAGGAGATCGTGAGCTGAAAGACTTGCTGACAAAGCAGAAATACACGACCATGGGAATCGCCGAGGTGATCAATGTATTGCTGGAGATATCAAAAAAAGATACTGGCACTGGGCTGGAAGAAAAAAGGTTAAGGGTGGATGAGTTGCTTTTTGACCTGTGCGAAGAATTGTCGGTCATTTATCCGGACTTCATGTTTTCAATAGATTTTGAAAGCAGTATCGAATCCCCTGAAACATTGGTGTTTTCAGGAAGTGAATCATTGATCCGTGCGGCACTGTCAAACCTCCTTACCAACTGCATCAGATATGGGCATAGCGGCATGGCCAACATCTTGGTGGCGGTAAGGCAAGAGACCCTGTCCATCGAATTTACCAACAAAGGGGAAACCCTTTCCAAAAAAGAAGTGAAGTCCCTGTTCAAGCCCTATTTTAGAGGCGTCAACAGTAAGGGTATTTTGGGCAATGGTCTTGGACTTGCCCTGGTCAAAAAGATCATGGAGGTTTATGAAGGAGATATTACCTACTCCATCCCAGAAAAGAACACCAATAAATTCACCTTACACTTACCTTTAAGGTAA
- the mntA gene encoding type VII toxin-antitoxin system MntA family adenylyltransferase antitoxin, whose translation MIELIQNKLDEIITACKQHHVEAISLFGSAAKNAMHEDSDIDLLVEFSDDIDVLEYADNYFSLLDQLQDILNRKVDLVSSKSLKNPVLKKEVYKSKVDLYAA comes from the coding sequence ATGATTGAATTGATTCAAAATAAACTTGATGAAATAATAACAGCGTGTAAGCAACATCACGTTGAGGCCATTTCTCTATTTGGATCAGCTGCAAAAAATGCCATGCATGAAGACAGCGATATCGATCTGCTTGTCGAGTTTTCTGATGATATTGATGTTTTGGAATATGCCGACAACTACTTTTCGTTATTAGATCAGCTTCAAGATATTTTAAATAGAAAAGTAGATCTTGTGTCTAGCAAATCACTTAAGAACCCAGTTCTAAAAAAAGAAGTTTATAAGTCAAAAGTAGATTTGTATGCAGCCTAA
- a CDS encoding SusD/RagB family nutrient-binding outer membrane lipoprotein — protein MKKYIYALFVSSFCMWASSCSKDFEETNTDPNNLSKITAGSTLNPVLYSLASQNAKQMRSVTAPLMQMFLQTDDFNNSPFFYDFDQNIGASTWNNYYTNLSNIAEMEEAAVRDGLPNYEAIALTLKAYAYSVLTDCFGDVPMANALQAEEDVWYPEFSPQADIYSQLLADLERANSIYDEEQGMPYVSDILYGNDVQKWKKFTNSLHLRLLLRVSNRSETGAFEKITEMINQPETYPVFSSSEDGAVLHLDGVAPTLSPWDRPQDFGVFRYYTAFFIDNLNNFEDPRISVFAGTAKGLEGEDYGYIGQPTDFVENPLPDSIATASGVKRSLAEAPLIIPIMSYAEVEFIKAEMAQRGYTTDAQEHYENGVKAAIEMWSQEVPEGYFDNPAAAYDGSLDRILLQKYYDLFFTDYQAWFEQRRTGLPELPTSASMLNDGEMPSRFYYPIDEANSNFQNYQEAVNRMGGDEINVKVWWDQEN, from the coding sequence ATGAAAAAATACATATATGCATTATTTGTCTCTTCCTTCTGTATGTGGGCCAGCTCCTGCTCAAAAGACTTTGAAGAGACCAATACGGACCCGAACAACTTAAGCAAAATCACCGCTGGAAGCACCCTAAACCCTGTTTTATATAGTCTGGCAAGTCAAAATGCAAAACAAATGCGTAGCGTCACAGCGCCCTTGATGCAGATGTTTCTGCAAACGGATGATTTTAACAATTCGCCTTTCTTCTATGACTTTGACCAAAACATCGGGGCTTCCACTTGGAACAATTATTACACCAACCTCAGCAATATCGCGGAAATGGAAGAGGCTGCAGTGCGCGATGGACTGCCCAATTATGAAGCCATTGCCCTGACCTTGAAAGCTTACGCCTATTCTGTCCTGACAGACTGTTTTGGTGATGTGCCCATGGCCAATGCCCTACAAGCGGAAGAAGATGTATGGTATCCGGAGTTTTCTCCCCAAGCAGACATCTATTCCCAGCTACTGGCGGACCTAGAGCGAGCTAACAGTATCTATGATGAAGAACAGGGCATGCCTTACGTAAGTGATATCCTGTACGGAAACGACGTGCAGAAGTGGAAAAAATTCACCAACTCCCTCCACTTGAGGCTGCTTCTCCGGGTGTCCAATCGATCCGAAACGGGAGCTTTTGAAAAAATCACCGAAATGATCAACCAACCGGAGACCTACCCGGTATTTTCTTCAAGTGAGGATGGTGCAGTACTCCATTTGGATGGCGTGGCACCTACCCTTTCCCCTTGGGACAGGCCCCAGGATTTTGGGGTGTTCCGGTATTACACAGCGTTTTTTATTGATAACCTTAATAATTTTGAAGACCCTAGGATCAGTGTCTTTGCCGGTACGGCTAAAGGCCTAGAGGGTGAAGATTATGGCTATATCGGACAGCCTACGGACTTTGTCGAAAATCCTTTACCTGACAGTATTGCTACCGCGTCAGGCGTAAAAAGAAGTTTGGCGGAAGCTCCGCTGATCATCCCTATCATGAGCTATGCCGAAGTGGAATTCATTAAGGCCGAAATGGCTCAAAGAGGCTATACCACTGATGCCCAAGAACATTATGAGAATGGCGTAAAGGCGGCGATAGAGATGTGGAGCCAAGAAGTTCCCGAAGGATATTTTGACAATCCAGCCGCTGCTTACGACGGAAGCTTGGATCGTATTTTACTCCAAAAATACTACGACCTCTTCTTTACCGATTACCAAGCATGGTTCGAGCAACGACGGACGGGACTCCCAGAACTCCCCACATCCGCATCCATGCTAAACGATGGCGAAATGCCATCGCGGTTTTATTATCCCATCGATGAAGCCAACAGTAATTTTCAAAATTACCAAGAAGCAGTCAACCGAATGGGTGGAGATGAAATCAACGTAAAAGTCTGGTGGGATCAAGAAAATTGA
- a CDS encoding RNA polymerase sigma factor, producing MNQSNNSTSDSELLSLLKQGDNTAFQVIFDRYWKRLYAYAYSVYKDEGVCEDCVQEIFISLWQNNKETTILHLEGYLFKAIKYKLSAHIKKLKFDFVHEEELKLLTNPESEKTNMEYLELEKALTNQIHKLSGKCHEVFVLSRLKNKSNSEIAQELNISKRTVESHISNALKLLRSNLRETSYFILFITLRLW from the coding sequence ATGAACCAATCCAATAACAGCACTTCTGATTCCGAACTTTTGTCGCTGTTGAAGCAGGGCGACAATACGGCATTCCAAGTCATCTTTGACCGGTACTGGAAGCGTCTATATGCATATGCCTACAGTGTATATAAGGATGAAGGTGTCTGTGAAGACTGCGTGCAGGAAATTTTCATTAGCCTATGGCAAAACAACAAAGAGACCACCATCTTGCACTTGGAAGGCTACCTTTTTAAAGCCATTAAATACAAACTCTCCGCACACATCAAGAAACTGAAATTTGACTTTGTCCATGAGGAGGAATTAAAGCTGCTCACTAATCCGGAAAGTGAAAAGACAAATATGGAATACCTCGAACTCGAAAAGGCACTTACCAACCAAATCCATAAACTCTCAGGAAAATGCCATGAGGTATTTGTCCTCAGCAGGCTAAAAAACAAGTCCAACAGTGAAATTGCCCAGGAGCTGAACATCTCCAAACGAACAGTAGAAAGCCACATCAGCAATGCCCTCAAACTATTGCGCTCCAACCTCCGCGAAACCAGCTATTTTATACTTTTTATTACCCTAAGATTATGGTAA
- a CDS encoding SusC/RagA family TonB-linked outer membrane protein translates to MKTPLRFLAAMSRKTGLLLACLFLIAVQANSHAEGSKLSKVRLSLSLEDAKITQVLTEIERKTAFYFVFDEKVSQDAELFSFQFTDEALPEILNEIGQKAGLSFEATNKTITVLPLESLRQTLTGKVTDTSGEPLPGVTLLIKGTSKGGVTDANGEFNMDIESFPVTLIVSYLGYNSQQVPVEKAGELNIILEENINALDEVVVTALGMKREEKKLGYAQQTIDARQLTDARPNNWSEALRGKVPGLQINGLGGPVGSQQIILRGNSSLDPGNNGALIVIDGVPIQNEHPGSGPSNGYMGGSASNDTPVDYGNAISDLNPDDIESVSVLKGPAASALYGYQAANGAVIITTKSGKGQKGLGVTVSSNTKFDNIQRWPDWQYEYGQGSGKGGYLKPATDENGNPVPYNDRLYYSYGASEDGNSTAGSSSAFGPKFDGQYYYQYDPTVEGQSLERQLWRPYENNRKDFWQTGVTQTTNISIQGGDEKGSMRGSVTHSKNDWVMPNTGFEQLSLSVNGNYQVTDRIKLSSVVDYRNRTSDNLPGQGYNNHSIAYFMIFQNPNVDLAWYEPIWKEGQEQVDMIRPYSSYIDNPYAMVYEIQNSLDQYAITGNFKMDIELHPKVNLMLRGALNMYDKNMDQERPYDINRYARGYYRKTNVFKQEVNTDFLLTYTDTFDDWEVTANVGGNRMDYRYLRQDSWAEGLEIPGEYNLVNGSQLFTSKFDGYNKVNSLYGMVTVGWQDKVFLDLTGRNDWNSILPKHNQSYFFPSASSGIILSEIFTMPNSISFAKLRASIAQVGGAGKYGNRYSTDKYYRRSDFPGSALAPTSLYNTDFKPEITTSKELGIDFRMFQSRLKLDVAVYQNNSKNQIFNAPLPYSSGYRSVTINAGEVRNRGVEVMLNGAPVKNKNFTWNTTLTWAKNKGTVMSLHENAEGGRFEMLSSSGAKLVAVEGGSPAALYGRGYKRSPEGEIIFDENGSPEMTDDIIYIGDTQPKWVAGFINTFQYKNFRINAVIDAKYGGTIYSHTHHKLTQQGKLDHTLVGREEGELVGKGVVDNGDGTYSENTTPISIANYYNLMYPLANTEANSFDASFIKLREVTLSYDFSEKFLSKTPLNEMRLSVYGRNLAVLSDFPIYDPEVAGFAGGTNMHPGVEVGQMPVPNEYGVNVVIGF, encoded by the coding sequence ATGAAAACACCATTACGATTTTTAGCTGCAATGAGCCGAAAGACAGGGCTTTTATTGGCCTGTTTATTCCTCATAGCCGTTCAAGCAAATTCCCATGCAGAGGGGAGCAAGCTCTCAAAGGTCCGATTATCACTGTCCCTGGAAGATGCCAAGATCACCCAGGTACTTACTGAAATCGAGCGTAAAACTGCTTTTTACTTCGTGTTTGATGAAAAAGTAAGTCAAGATGCTGAATTGTTCTCTTTCCAATTTACCGATGAAGCACTGCCGGAGATCCTAAACGAAATCGGCCAAAAAGCGGGGCTATCATTCGAAGCCACCAACAAGACCATCACCGTCTTACCCCTCGAATCTCTTCGCCAAACACTGACCGGAAAAGTCACCGATACATCCGGTGAACCACTTCCAGGGGTCACCTTACTGATCAAAGGCACCTCAAAAGGAGGGGTCACCGATGCCAATGGGGAATTCAACATGGATATCGAATCCTTCCCAGTGACCTTGATCGTTTCTTATCTGGGGTATAATTCACAGCAGGTGCCTGTAGAGAAAGCAGGCGAGCTGAACATCATCCTTGAAGAAAACATCAACGCCCTGGATGAAGTAGTCGTGACAGCATTGGGCATGAAAAGGGAAGAAAAAAAACTAGGCTATGCACAGCAAACCATTGACGCTAGACAGCTTACCGATGCCCGTCCAAACAATTGGTCAGAAGCCCTTCGTGGCAAAGTCCCCGGACTCCAGATCAACGGGCTGGGTGGGCCAGTGGGCTCGCAACAAATCATTCTTAGAGGAAACAGCTCTCTGGATCCTGGTAATAACGGCGCCCTGATCGTTATCGACGGTGTACCTATCCAGAATGAACATCCCGGATCGGGCCCTTCTAACGGCTATATGGGCGGAAGTGCCAGCAATGACACCCCCGTGGATTATGGAAATGCCATTTCTGACTTAAATCCGGACGATATTGAAAGTGTCTCGGTACTAAAAGGCCCAGCGGCATCAGCACTTTACGGCTACCAAGCGGCCAATGGTGCCGTCATCATCACTACCAAATCAGGCAAAGGCCAAAAGGGGCTGGGCGTCACGGTCAGCAGCAATACCAAATTTGACAATATCCAACGGTGGCCAGACTGGCAATATGAATACGGCCAGGGCAGTGGCAAAGGCGGATACTTAAAGCCTGCAACGGATGAAAATGGCAACCCCGTTCCGTATAACGACAGGCTATATTACAGCTATGGCGCCTCTGAAGATGGCAACAGCACTGCCGGTAGCAGTAGTGCATTTGGTCCTAAATTCGACGGCCAATACTACTATCAGTACGATCCGACAGTGGAAGGACAGTCACTTGAAAGACAACTTTGGAGACCCTATGAAAACAACCGTAAGGATTTTTGGCAAACAGGCGTGACCCAAACCACCAACATATCCATCCAAGGGGGAGATGAAAAAGGCTCTATGCGCGGCTCTGTTACCCACTCCAAAAATGACTGGGTCATGCCCAATACGGGTTTTGAGCAGCTCTCGCTATCCGTCAATGGAAACTATCAAGTGACCGACCGCATCAAACTCAGCTCCGTCGTGGACTACAGAAACCGTACCAGTGACAACCTCCCTGGCCAAGGCTACAACAACCACTCCATAGCCTATTTTATGATTTTCCAAAATCCCAATGTGGACCTCGCCTGGTACGAGCCTATCTGGAAAGAAGGCCAAGAGCAGGTGGACATGATCAGACCCTACAGTAGCTACATCGACAATCCCTATGCGATGGTATATGAAATCCAAAACAGCCTGGACCAATATGCCATTACCGGTAATTTCAAAATGGACATTGAACTACACCCTAAGGTCAACTTGATGCTCCGTGGAGCATTGAACATGTACGACAAAAACATGGATCAGGAAAGACCTTATGACATCAACCGTTATGCCCGCGGATATTACCGCAAAACAAACGTATTTAAGCAAGAAGTAAACACTGATTTCCTGCTGACCTATACCGATACCTTTGATGATTGGGAAGTGACGGCCAATGTGGGTGGAAACAGGATGGATTACCGCTACCTTCGTCAGGACTCTTGGGCCGAAGGACTTGAAATCCCCGGAGAATATAACTTGGTCAACGGCTCCCAGCTTTTCACCAGTAAATTTGACGGATATAACAAAGTAAACAGTTTATACGGAATGGTAACCGTGGGCTGGCAGGACAAGGTATTCCTTGACCTTACCGGACGGAATGACTGGAACAGTATTTTGCCCAAACACAACCAGTCCTATTTCTTTCCTTCTGCAAGCTCTGGCATCATTTTGAGTGAAATTTTCACCATGCCAAACAGCATCAGCTTCGCAAAACTACGAGCTTCCATCGCCCAAGTGGGTGGAGCGGGTAAATACGGCAACCGCTACAGCACGGACAAATATTACAGACGTTCTGATTTCCCAGGATCAGCCCTTGCCCCTACTTCGCTTTACAATACGGATTTCAAACCAGAGATCACCACCAGTAAAGAACTGGGCATTGACTTCAGGATGTTCCAAAGCAGGCTAAAATTGGATGTGGCAGTTTACCAAAACAACAGTAAAAACCAAATCTTCAATGCACCGCTCCCCTACTCATCAGGGTACCGAAGTGTCACGATCAATGCAGGAGAAGTACGTAACCGTGGGGTAGAAGTCATGCTTAACGGGGCACCTGTCAAAAATAAAAACTTCACTTGGAATACGACCCTGACGTGGGCCAAGAACAAGGGTACGGTCATGTCCCTGCATGAAAATGCCGAAGGCGGCCGATTCGAAATGCTAAGTTCTTCTGGAGCAAAATTGGTTGCTGTAGAGGGAGGATCACCAGCAGCTCTTTACGGAAGAGGCTATAAAAGAAGCCCGGAAGGAGAGATCATCTTTGACGAAAACGGCTCTCCTGAAATGACCGATGACATCATCTACATCGGGGACACCCAGCCCAAATGGGTCGCAGGGTTTATCAATACCTTCCAGTACAAAAACTTCCGCATCAACGCAGTGATTGACGCGAAATACGGAGGCACCATCTACTCCCACACCCACCATAAGTTGACCCAGCAGGGAAAATTGGACCATACGCTCGTGGGCAGGGAAGAAGGAGAACTTGTCGGCAAAGGTGTCGTGGACAATGGCGACGGTACGTATTCCGAAAACACTACCCCGATCTCCATCGCCAATTACTACAACCTGATGTATCCACTGGCCAATACTGAAGCCAATTCCTTCGATGCTTCTTTTATCAAGCTGAGAGAAGTGACCCTTTCCTATGATTTCTCAGAAAAATTCTTGTCCAAAACACCATTGAACGAAATGCGCCTCTCGGTGTATGGCAGGAACCTGGCAGTCCTTTCGGACTTCCCGATATACGATCCCGAAGTGGCCGGTTTTGCCGGAGGAACCAATATGCATCCGGGCGTGGAAGTTGGACAAATGCCAGTCCCTAATGAATACGGAGTGAATGTCGTCATTGGATTTTAA
- a CDS encoding type IV toxin-antitoxin system AbiEi family antitoxin domain-containing protein gives MKYLVFKEAFQNFPVFSVKDIQKRFPDFDNRRLVEWQEKGYLLKVRRGYYCFTEQRKDEKFSYFLANAMYSPSYLSLESGLAFYNLIPEGVFITTSVTTRNTANHNTSIGIFDYRHINKRLFFGYRLLKEQSFTFKIAEPEKVVLDFFYLNKIDSPEEMEELRLNEIQAKEIINFEKLDKYQRVFDSRVINKRMQLFKNMINA, from the coding sequence ATGAAATATTTAGTGTTTAAAGAGGCATTTCAAAATTTTCCGGTCTTTTCTGTTAAGGACATTCAAAAGCGGTTTCCGGATTTTGATAACAGGAGATTAGTGGAATGGCAGGAAAAAGGATATTTGTTAAAAGTCAGGCGTGGATACTACTGTTTTACAGAACAAAGAAAAGATGAAAAGTTTTCGTATTTCTTGGCTAATGCTATGTATTCGCCGTCATATTTATCCTTGGAAAGTGGCTTGGCTTTTTATAATTTGATCCCAGAAGGAGTATTTATAACAACTTCGGTAACCACCAGAAATACGGCGAACCATAATACATCGATTGGGATTTTTGATTATAGACATATTAATAAACGCTTATTTTTTGGATATAGACTGTTAAAGGAGCAAAGCTTCACTTTTAAAATCGCTGAGCCCGAAAAAGTAGTGCTTGATTTCTTCTACCTCAATAAGATTGATTCTCCAGAGGAAATGGAAGAACTGCGCTTGAATGAAATTCAAGCCAAAGAAATCATAAACTTCGAAAAGTTGGATAAATATCAAAGAGTATTTGATTCCAGAGTAATAAATAAAAGGATGCAACTGTTTAAAAACATGATTAATGCTTAG
- a CDS encoding HepT-like ribonuclease domain-containing protein, with product MQPKLLKYILDIESVIEEIEFIKQRTQNNFNNFSEDIILQRAVERDLEIIGEAIRKMIEINPNIKITASKNIIGLRNIISHAYDSVESEMLWGIIQKNIPVLADEIRNLKGA from the coding sequence ATGCAGCCTAAACTACTCAAATACATTTTAGATATTGAAAGTGTTATTGAGGAGATCGAATTTATTAAGCAGAGAACTCAAAACAACTTTAACAATTTTTCTGAAGATATCATTTTGCAGCGGGCAGTTGAGCGGGATTTAGAAATTATCGGAGAAGCGATACGGAAAATGATTGAGATCAACCCTAACATCAAAATTACAGCTTCTAAAAACATTATTGGATTAAGAAATATTATTTCACATGCTTATGACTCGGTTGAATCTGAAATGTTGTGGGGAATAATTCAAAAGAACATTCCTGTTTTAGCTGATGAAATTCGAAATTTAAAAGGTGCATAA